Sequence from the Clostridia bacterium genome:
GCCGCCGCCTCCTCCTCCCGGCCCTTGAGGAACAAGGCGGGTATCTCCCCCGCCAGGCAAGCGCTCAGGGCGATAAGTCCCTCCCGGTGCTCGGCCAGAAGCTCGCGATCCACCCGGGGCTTGTAGTAGAACCCCTCGAGGTAGGCCCGGGAAACCAGGCGCAACAGGTTCTGGTAGCCCGTATAGTCCCGGGCCAGGAGCACCAGGTGGAAGGGGCTTTCTTCCTGCTGGCCCTGGCGGTGAAAGCGGCTGCGCCGGGCCACGTAAACCTCCGCGCCCAGGATCGGCTTTACCCCGTGCTGCCTGGCCAAACGGTAAAAATCGGCCACCCCGTACATGACCCCGTGATCGGTGATGGCCAGGGCGGGCATGTTCTGACGGGCCGCCTCGGCCACCACCTTTTCCAGGCGGCAGGCGCCGTCCAAAAGGCTGTACTCGCTGTGCAGGTGCAGGTGAACGAAATCTGCCCCCATGGGACCCACCCGGTGGTTTCTTCCGGCCCCATTATAGCACGGCGCCCCTAGTCCTTCTACCGGGCCCGGCCCATCCCCGTTTATCTGCTTCCTCCGGCTGGTTTCATGCCCGGTCAGTGAGGGCTGTCTACTATGAGCCCAGCAATAAAGTCAAAATGTCTCCTGTTCCTGGTGACCAGCACGGCATCCATATCCAGCGCCGTCGCCGCTATGAGGGCGTCTACCGGATTTAGGCCGGAGCTCTTCCCGTACCTAGCCAGAAGCTCGCCGGCCTCGCGGGCCGTGTCCGCGGTTACGTCGGCCACCCCGGTCAGTCCCTCAAACAGGCGCGACATCTTTTCCTGCTGCTCCGAACTGATACCGGGCGCAGCGTACAGTTCCATGACGGTCACCGCGCTTATCCACCGCTCCATCTCCTGGCACTTGAAAAGGTAGGTGGTGGCAGGCGCGAAGCCGCGCAGGTGATCGATAAGCACGTCGGTATCGAAAACTACCCTCACTGCCTCTCCTCCAGTCTTTCCTGCGCTGCGCGCCGCAGCCTAGAAACATAATCCGGGTCAACGTCTGGCCATATCCCTGCCGTATCCCGGAGTACTCCCAACCAGTCCGCGACTTCCCTCTTTCCCAGGGGTTCGAGGACCACCTTGCCGCCGACGACCCTGGCGGCCAGGGCGTCCCCCCTGTTTATGCCGGCCCTTTCCCGCACTGCGGCGGGCAGAACGATCTGCCCCTTACTTGATACCCTTACGACGCTCTTCACCCGACGCCGCTCCTTTCCCGGGTAAGACTAGGTAAGCCCTTTCTTACTACCCTCATTATAGCACCAATCGCCAGCGGGAACAAAGGCTTCTATTTCGAAAAGAGGAATACGCCCGGAAGTCTGGAGGCGGCCAGCTTGCGCCGAGGCCTGGCTTAGTGCTACCATTAGGTGGGATTATCCGGAGGAGGCGTTGGGGGCATGGCTACGGGTACCGTCGCAGGTGTCGCCCTGATAGGCCTGGCGGTAGGCTTCCTCGTCGCCTGGGCCCTGCTGGGCAGCCGGGCCCGCGCCGCCGAGGGACTGGCGGCCGAACTGAGGCAAGCACTCACCAGGACCGAAGAGGAACTGGGCCGGCAGCGGGCGGACCTCGAAACCGAGAGGGCGGCCCGCGTGCGGGCGGAAACGCTCCTGGCCGAGGCGGGCAAGGACATAGAGGAGCAGAAGCGCCTCCTGGACGAGGCCACCCAGAAACTCACCCACACCTTCGGCGCTCTGGCCGCCGAAGCCCTGCGCAACAACAATCAGGCCTTCCTGGAGCTGGCAAGAAAGACCCTGGAGGTTTTCCTGACCGAAGCTCAGGGCGACTTGGGCCGCCGGCAGCAGGCCATAGAGGCC
This genomic interval carries:
- a CDS encoding type II toxin-antitoxin system VapC family toxin, with the translated sequence MRVVFDTDVLIDHLRGFAPATTYLFKCQEMERWISAVTVMELYAAPGISSEQQEKMSRLFEGLTGVADVTADTAREAGELLARYGKSSGLNPVDALIAATALDMDAVLVTRNRRHFDFIAGLIVDSPH
- a CDS encoding AbrB/MazE/SpoVT family DNA-binding domain-containing protein, with the protein product MKSVVRVSSKGQIVLPAAVRERAGINRGDALAARVVGGKVVLEPLGKREVADWLGVLRDTAGIWPDVDPDYVSRLRRAAQERLEERQ